In the Telopea speciosissima isolate NSW1024214 ecotype Mountain lineage chromosome 2, Tspe_v1, whole genome shotgun sequence genome, one interval contains:
- the LOC122650112 gene encoding RNA polymerase sigma factor sigF, chloroplastic isoform X2, translated as MEASRNLLPTSPLFLLPRAHLRNYSTHSSSSSVPILCEQATPAVTSVPTTSMSCYFPMSVLLQEQRDDFRSSLHIIREDKTSQATLDRRLLGNRALFHDEKKNSVSDQDLEDFERQLLNSPDLCCPWANNKCRLPSLYKGEKPFLSLPMQSVTAHAGRVVDVKPCDVLALAKEAVLASKQAASIAQDYQLLGADLNERLFASLGPTKSADLIPVEEEVMVKSTRRLERRSKKRKVLKLKFVDSSASNLKKADKQKKIREVLDSNDPLQLFLSGPEKNQLLTVKEEAELFVEVQELLRLEEVKQRLQSQFERQPTLVEWAEAVGMSCQVLQSHIISGNRSREKMIFANLRMVVHVAKKYQGRGLSLQDLLQVGSMGLMKSLEKFIPQAGCRFSTYAYWWIRHSIMKAIFQNSRTIRLPENVYNLLNQVKKAKNICIREGYNPTNEQLAKHVGITVQKLERLLLSTRRPLSMQQQVWTDQDTTFQEVTADPKVEIPDLCVAKQLMSQHVRNLLSILPYKERRIIQMRYGIADGKQKSLAEIGSIFNLSKERVRQLEKRALDKLKQCLSSQGLGAYADLLI; from the exons TTCCAATTCTTTGCGAGCAAGCTACTCCTGCAGTCACCTCAGTGCCAACAACGTCCATGTCTTGTTACTTCCCTATGTCAGTGCTTTTACAAGAGCAGCGAGATGACTTTAGGTCTTCTCTCCACATAATTAGGGAGGATAAGACATCCCAG GCAACATTGGACAGGAGGCTGCTGGGTAATAGGGCATTGTTCCATGATGAGAAGAAAAACTCTGTATCTGACCAAGATCTGGAAGACTTTGAAAGACAGTTGCTCAATAGTCCTGATTTATG TTGTCCATGGGCCAACAACAAATGCAGATTACCATCCTTGTACAAAGGGGAAAAACCATTCTTATCCTTGCCTATGCAGTCAGTCACAGCACATGCAGGTAGGGTTGTGGATGTTAAGCCATGTGATGTACTTGcacttgcaaaagaagcagttCTTGCCTCAAAACAAGCAGCCTCTATAGCCCAAGATTACCAACTATTGGGAGCTGATCTCAATGAACGCCTATTTGCCAG TTTGGGGCCCACAAAATCAGCTGATCTAATTCCAGTTGAGGAGGAAGTGATGGTAAAATCAACGCGGCGGTTGGAGAGACGATCAAAGAAGCGGAAGGTTCTGAAACTAAAATTTGTTGACTCTAGTGCTTCTAATTTGAAGAAGGCAGATAAACAGAAAAAGATACGCGAAGTTCTTGATTCAAATGATCCCCTTCAGCTGTTTTTGTCGGGGCCTGAGAAGAATCAACTTTTGACTGTGAAGGAAGAAGCTGAGCTGTTTGTTGAAGTACAG GAGTTACTCAGATTAGAAGAAGTGAAGCAAAGACTTCAATCTCAGTTTGAGCGTCAACCAACTTTGGTTGAATGGGCTGAAGCTGTTGGGATGAGTTGCCAGGTTTTGCAGTCGCACATTATTTCGGGTAACAGGAGTCGAGAAAAGATGATTTTTGCCAATTTGCGTATGGTGGTGCATGTAGCTAAAAAATACCAAGGACGGGGTCTGAGCCTTCAAGATTTGCTGCAG GTGGGAAGCATGGGTCTTATGAAGAGTCTTGAGAAGTTCATACCCCAGGCTGGTTGCAGATTCTCTACATATGCTTACTGGTGGATACGACATTCAATTATGAAAGCCATATTTCAGAATTCCAGGACAATCCGTTTACCT GAGAATGTATATAATCTCCTGAACCAAGTAAAGAAAGCAAAGAACATCTGCATACGTGAAGGCTATAACCCAACAAATGAGCAGCTTGCAAAACATGTTGGCATTACTGTTCAGAAGTTGGAAAGACTGTTACTGTCTACACGAAGACCTCTCTCAATGCAACAACAGGTTTGGACAGACCAAGATACAACTTTTCAG GAGGTCACTGCAGATCCTAAGGTTGAGATCCCAGATCTTTGTGTTGCGAAGCAGCTGATGAGTCAGCATGTGCGTAACCTCCTCAGCATTCTCCCCTACAAGGAGAGGCGGATAATCCAGATGCGATATGGAATTGCTGATGGAAAACAGAAATCACTGGCAGAAATTGGGTCCATATTCAATTTGTCGAAGGAGAGGGTACGGCAACTGGAGAAACGAGCCCTGGACAAACTCAAGCAGTGCCTCTCAAGCCAAGGGCTCGGAGCTTATGCTGATTTGCTCATTTAG
- the LOC122650112 gene encoding RNA polymerase sigma factor sigF, chloroplastic isoform X3 — MEASRNLLPTSPLFLLPRAHLRNYSTHSSSSSVPILCEQATPAVTSVPTTSMSCYFPMSVLLQEQRDDFRSSLHIIREDKTSQATLDRRLLGNRALFHDEKKNSVSDQDLEDFERQLLNSPDLWYLCRLPSLYKGEKPFLSLPMQSVTAHAGRVVDVKPCDVLALAKEAVLASKQAASIAQDYQLLGADLNERLFASLGPTKSADLIPVEEEVMVKSTRRLERRSKKRKVLKLKFVDSSASNLKKADKQKKIREVLDSNDPLQLFLSGPEKNQLLTVKEEAELFVEVQELLRLEEVKQRLQSQFERQPTLVEWAEAVGMSCQVLQSHIISGNRSREKMIFANLRMVVHVAKKYQGRGLSLQDLLQVGSMGLMKSLEKFIPQAGCRFSTYAYWWIRHSIMKAIFQNSRTIRLPENVYNLLNQVKKAKNICIREGYNPTNEQLAKHVGITVQKLERLLLSTRRPLSMQQQVWTDQDTTFQEVTADPKVEIPDLCVAKQLMSQHVRNLLSILPYKERRIIQMRYGIADGKQKSLAEIGSIFNLSKERVRQLEKRALDKLKQCLSSQGLGAYADLLI; from the exons TTCCAATTCTTTGCGAGCAAGCTACTCCTGCAGTCACCTCAGTGCCAACAACGTCCATGTCTTGTTACTTCCCTATGTCAGTGCTTTTACAAGAGCAGCGAGATGACTTTAGGTCTTCTCTCCACATAATTAGGGAGGATAAGACATCCCAG GCAACATTGGACAGGAGGCTGCTGGGTAATAGGGCATTGTTCCATGATGAGAAGAAAAACTCTGTATCTGACCAAGATCTGGAAGACTTTGAAAGACAGTTGCTCAATAGTCCTGATTTATGGTATTT ATGCAGATTACCATCCTTGTACAAAGGGGAAAAACCATTCTTATCCTTGCCTATGCAGTCAGTCACAGCACATGCAGGTAGGGTTGTGGATGTTAAGCCATGTGATGTACTTGcacttgcaaaagaagcagttCTTGCCTCAAAACAAGCAGCCTCTATAGCCCAAGATTACCAACTATTGGGAGCTGATCTCAATGAACGCCTATTTGCCAG TTTGGGGCCCACAAAATCAGCTGATCTAATTCCAGTTGAGGAGGAAGTGATGGTAAAATCAACGCGGCGGTTGGAGAGACGATCAAAGAAGCGGAAGGTTCTGAAACTAAAATTTGTTGACTCTAGTGCTTCTAATTTGAAGAAGGCAGATAAACAGAAAAAGATACGCGAAGTTCTTGATTCAAATGATCCCCTTCAGCTGTTTTTGTCGGGGCCTGAGAAGAATCAACTTTTGACTGTGAAGGAAGAAGCTGAGCTGTTTGTTGAAGTACAG GAGTTACTCAGATTAGAAGAAGTGAAGCAAAGACTTCAATCTCAGTTTGAGCGTCAACCAACTTTGGTTGAATGGGCTGAAGCTGTTGGGATGAGTTGCCAGGTTTTGCAGTCGCACATTATTTCGGGTAACAGGAGTCGAGAAAAGATGATTTTTGCCAATTTGCGTATGGTGGTGCATGTAGCTAAAAAATACCAAGGACGGGGTCTGAGCCTTCAAGATTTGCTGCAG GTGGGAAGCATGGGTCTTATGAAGAGTCTTGAGAAGTTCATACCCCAGGCTGGTTGCAGATTCTCTACATATGCTTACTGGTGGATACGACATTCAATTATGAAAGCCATATTTCAGAATTCCAGGACAATCCGTTTACCT GAGAATGTATATAATCTCCTGAACCAAGTAAAGAAAGCAAAGAACATCTGCATACGTGAAGGCTATAACCCAACAAATGAGCAGCTTGCAAAACATGTTGGCATTACTGTTCAGAAGTTGGAAAGACTGTTACTGTCTACACGAAGACCTCTCTCAATGCAACAACAGGTTTGGACAGACCAAGATACAACTTTTCAG GAGGTCACTGCAGATCCTAAGGTTGAGATCCCAGATCTTTGTGTTGCGAAGCAGCTGATGAGTCAGCATGTGCGTAACCTCCTCAGCATTCTCCCCTACAAGGAGAGGCGGATAATCCAGATGCGATATGGAATTGCTGATGGAAAACAGAAATCACTGGCAGAAATTGGGTCCATATTCAATTTGTCGAAGGAGAGGGTACGGCAACTGGAGAAACGAGCCCTGGACAAACTCAAGCAGTGCCTCTCAAGCCAAGGGCTCGGAGCTTATGCTGATTTGCTCATTTAG
- the LOC122650112 gene encoding RNA polymerase sigma factor sigF, chloroplastic isoform X1, whose amino-acid sequence MEASRNLLPTSPLFLLPRAHLRNYSTHSSSSSVPILCEQATPAVTSVPTTSMSCYFPMSVLLQEQRDDFRSSLHIIREDKTSQATLDRRLLGNRALFHDEKKNSVSDQDLEDFERQLLNSPDLWYFCPWANNKCRLPSLYKGEKPFLSLPMQSVTAHAGRVVDVKPCDVLALAKEAVLASKQAASIAQDYQLLGADLNERLFASLGPTKSADLIPVEEEVMVKSTRRLERRSKKRKVLKLKFVDSSASNLKKADKQKKIREVLDSNDPLQLFLSGPEKNQLLTVKEEAELFVEVQELLRLEEVKQRLQSQFERQPTLVEWAEAVGMSCQVLQSHIISGNRSREKMIFANLRMVVHVAKKYQGRGLSLQDLLQVGSMGLMKSLEKFIPQAGCRFSTYAYWWIRHSIMKAIFQNSRTIRLPENVYNLLNQVKKAKNICIREGYNPTNEQLAKHVGITVQKLERLLLSTRRPLSMQQQVWTDQDTTFQEVTADPKVEIPDLCVAKQLMSQHVRNLLSILPYKERRIIQMRYGIADGKQKSLAEIGSIFNLSKERVRQLEKRALDKLKQCLSSQGLGAYADLLI is encoded by the exons TTCCAATTCTTTGCGAGCAAGCTACTCCTGCAGTCACCTCAGTGCCAACAACGTCCATGTCTTGTTACTTCCCTATGTCAGTGCTTTTACAAGAGCAGCGAGATGACTTTAGGTCTTCTCTCCACATAATTAGGGAGGATAAGACATCCCAG GCAACATTGGACAGGAGGCTGCTGGGTAATAGGGCATTGTTCCATGATGAGAAGAAAAACTCTGTATCTGACCAAGATCTGGAAGACTTTGAAAGACAGTTGCTCAATAGTCCTGATTTATGGTATTT TTGTCCATGGGCCAACAACAAATGCAGATTACCATCCTTGTACAAAGGGGAAAAACCATTCTTATCCTTGCCTATGCAGTCAGTCACAGCACATGCAGGTAGGGTTGTGGATGTTAAGCCATGTGATGTACTTGcacttgcaaaagaagcagttCTTGCCTCAAAACAAGCAGCCTCTATAGCCCAAGATTACCAACTATTGGGAGCTGATCTCAATGAACGCCTATTTGCCAG TTTGGGGCCCACAAAATCAGCTGATCTAATTCCAGTTGAGGAGGAAGTGATGGTAAAATCAACGCGGCGGTTGGAGAGACGATCAAAGAAGCGGAAGGTTCTGAAACTAAAATTTGTTGACTCTAGTGCTTCTAATTTGAAGAAGGCAGATAAACAGAAAAAGATACGCGAAGTTCTTGATTCAAATGATCCCCTTCAGCTGTTTTTGTCGGGGCCTGAGAAGAATCAACTTTTGACTGTGAAGGAAGAAGCTGAGCTGTTTGTTGAAGTACAG GAGTTACTCAGATTAGAAGAAGTGAAGCAAAGACTTCAATCTCAGTTTGAGCGTCAACCAACTTTGGTTGAATGGGCTGAAGCTGTTGGGATGAGTTGCCAGGTTTTGCAGTCGCACATTATTTCGGGTAACAGGAGTCGAGAAAAGATGATTTTTGCCAATTTGCGTATGGTGGTGCATGTAGCTAAAAAATACCAAGGACGGGGTCTGAGCCTTCAAGATTTGCTGCAG GTGGGAAGCATGGGTCTTATGAAGAGTCTTGAGAAGTTCATACCCCAGGCTGGTTGCAGATTCTCTACATATGCTTACTGGTGGATACGACATTCAATTATGAAAGCCATATTTCAGAATTCCAGGACAATCCGTTTACCT GAGAATGTATATAATCTCCTGAACCAAGTAAAGAAAGCAAAGAACATCTGCATACGTGAAGGCTATAACCCAACAAATGAGCAGCTTGCAAAACATGTTGGCATTACTGTTCAGAAGTTGGAAAGACTGTTACTGTCTACACGAAGACCTCTCTCAATGCAACAACAGGTTTGGACAGACCAAGATACAACTTTTCAG GAGGTCACTGCAGATCCTAAGGTTGAGATCCCAGATCTTTGTGTTGCGAAGCAGCTGATGAGTCAGCATGTGCGTAACCTCCTCAGCATTCTCCCCTACAAGGAGAGGCGGATAATCCAGATGCGATATGGAATTGCTGATGGAAAACAGAAATCACTGGCAGAAATTGGGTCCATATTCAATTTGTCGAAGGAGAGGGTACGGCAACTGGAGAAACGAGCCCTGGACAAACTCAAGCAGTGCCTCTCAAGCCAAGGGCTCGGAGCTTATGCTGATTTGCTCATTTAG
- the LOC122650112 gene encoding RNA polymerase sigma factor sigF, chloroplastic isoform X4 encodes MEASRNLLPTSPLFLLPRAHLRNYSTHSSSSSVPILCEQATPAVTSVPTTSMSCYFPMSVLLQEQRDDFRSSLHIIREDKTSQATLDRRLLGNRALFHDEKKNSVSDQDLEDFERQLLNSPDLWYLLPSLYKGEKPFLSLPMQSVTAHAGRVVDVKPCDVLALAKEAVLASKQAASIAQDYQLLGADLNERLFASLGPTKSADLIPVEEEVMVKSTRRLERRSKKRKVLKLKFVDSSASNLKKADKQKKIREVLDSNDPLQLFLSGPEKNQLLTVKEEAELFVEVQELLRLEEVKQRLQSQFERQPTLVEWAEAVGMSCQVLQSHIISGNRSREKMIFANLRMVVHVAKKYQGRGLSLQDLLQVGSMGLMKSLEKFIPQAGCRFSTYAYWWIRHSIMKAIFQNSRTIRLPENVYNLLNQVKKAKNICIREGYNPTNEQLAKHVGITVQKLERLLLSTRRPLSMQQQVWTDQDTTFQEVTADPKVEIPDLCVAKQLMSQHVRNLLSILPYKERRIIQMRYGIADGKQKSLAEIGSIFNLSKERVRQLEKRALDKLKQCLSSQGLGAYADLLI; translated from the exons TTCCAATTCTTTGCGAGCAAGCTACTCCTGCAGTCACCTCAGTGCCAACAACGTCCATGTCTTGTTACTTCCCTATGTCAGTGCTTTTACAAGAGCAGCGAGATGACTTTAGGTCTTCTCTCCACATAATTAGGGAGGATAAGACATCCCAG GCAACATTGGACAGGAGGCTGCTGGGTAATAGGGCATTGTTCCATGATGAGAAGAAAAACTCTGTATCTGACCAAGATCTGGAAGACTTTGAAAGACAGTTGCTCAATAGTCCTGATTTATGGTATTT ATTACCATCCTTGTACAAAGGGGAAAAACCATTCTTATCCTTGCCTATGCAGTCAGTCACAGCACATGCAGGTAGGGTTGTGGATGTTAAGCCATGTGATGTACTTGcacttgcaaaagaagcagttCTTGCCTCAAAACAAGCAGCCTCTATAGCCCAAGATTACCAACTATTGGGAGCTGATCTCAATGAACGCCTATTTGCCAG TTTGGGGCCCACAAAATCAGCTGATCTAATTCCAGTTGAGGAGGAAGTGATGGTAAAATCAACGCGGCGGTTGGAGAGACGATCAAAGAAGCGGAAGGTTCTGAAACTAAAATTTGTTGACTCTAGTGCTTCTAATTTGAAGAAGGCAGATAAACAGAAAAAGATACGCGAAGTTCTTGATTCAAATGATCCCCTTCAGCTGTTTTTGTCGGGGCCTGAGAAGAATCAACTTTTGACTGTGAAGGAAGAAGCTGAGCTGTTTGTTGAAGTACAG GAGTTACTCAGATTAGAAGAAGTGAAGCAAAGACTTCAATCTCAGTTTGAGCGTCAACCAACTTTGGTTGAATGGGCTGAAGCTGTTGGGATGAGTTGCCAGGTTTTGCAGTCGCACATTATTTCGGGTAACAGGAGTCGAGAAAAGATGATTTTTGCCAATTTGCGTATGGTGGTGCATGTAGCTAAAAAATACCAAGGACGGGGTCTGAGCCTTCAAGATTTGCTGCAG GTGGGAAGCATGGGTCTTATGAAGAGTCTTGAGAAGTTCATACCCCAGGCTGGTTGCAGATTCTCTACATATGCTTACTGGTGGATACGACATTCAATTATGAAAGCCATATTTCAGAATTCCAGGACAATCCGTTTACCT GAGAATGTATATAATCTCCTGAACCAAGTAAAGAAAGCAAAGAACATCTGCATACGTGAAGGCTATAACCCAACAAATGAGCAGCTTGCAAAACATGTTGGCATTACTGTTCAGAAGTTGGAAAGACTGTTACTGTCTACACGAAGACCTCTCTCAATGCAACAACAGGTTTGGACAGACCAAGATACAACTTTTCAG GAGGTCACTGCAGATCCTAAGGTTGAGATCCCAGATCTTTGTGTTGCGAAGCAGCTGATGAGTCAGCATGTGCGTAACCTCCTCAGCATTCTCCCCTACAAGGAGAGGCGGATAATCCAGATGCGATATGGAATTGCTGATGGAAAACAGAAATCACTGGCAGAAATTGGGTCCATATTCAATTTGTCGAAGGAGAGGGTACGGCAACTGGAGAAACGAGCCCTGGACAAACTCAAGCAGTGCCTCTCAAGCCAAGGGCTCGGAGCTTATGCTGATTTGCTCATTTAG